One window from the genome of Thalassospira xiamenensis M-5 = DSM 17429 encodes:
- a CDS encoding LacI family DNA-binding transcriptional regulator, with amino-acid sequence MSQNKEHHSGTVTMESVGRLAGVSQVTVSRALNDPSKVSAKTLQRIKDAIELTGYVPNMVAGALASKRSHLIVALIPSITNFAYSEFIKHFIQVMRGHGYHVLTAETGLSMEEEESVLATMLSRRPDGIMMTGINHSAKCKRMLLGSGIPVVEIWDMTESPIDTCVGFSHAKSGEETAKFAHKKGYRNALAISAADERALRRKDAFCETFRKLGNNPVKEICLDSPASLELGRKSLAQAIDEGFQNGVVMCSSDLLAHGVIIEAQTRNLRIPEDIAVIGFGNQNFAAFTVPSLTSLHVDRAYLGSQAATALMARIDKKPLQKNCIDIGFEIVERDSA; translated from the coding sequence ATGTCTCAGAACAAAGAACACCATTCGGGCACCGTAACGATGGAATCCGTCGGGCGACTTGCCGGTGTGTCGCAGGTGACGGTTTCGCGTGCCCTTAACGATCCGTCCAAAGTCTCCGCAAAGACACTCCAACGCATCAAAGATGCAATCGAACTGACCGGTTATGTGCCAAACATGGTAGCCGGGGCCCTGGCATCCAAGCGAAGTCACCTGATTGTTGCCCTGATCCCGTCCATCACCAACTTCGCCTATTCCGAATTCATCAAGCATTTCATTCAGGTGATGCGCGGGCATGGCTATCATGTTCTGACTGCTGAAACCGGCCTTTCGATGGAAGAAGAAGAATCGGTCCTCGCAACCATGCTAAGCCGCCGCCCCGATGGCATCATGATGACCGGGATCAATCATTCGGCAAAATGCAAACGGATGCTTCTGGGATCCGGAATTCCGGTTGTTGAAATCTGGGACATGACGGAATCCCCGATTGATACCTGTGTTGGCTTTTCACATGCAAAATCGGGCGAAGAAACCGCGAAATTCGCGCATAAAAAGGGCTATCGCAATGCGCTGGCCATTTCGGCCGCCGACGAACGTGCGCTGCGACGTAAGGATGCTTTCTGCGAAACCTTTCGCAAGCTAGGCAACAATCCCGTCAAAGAGATATGCCTGGATAGTCCCGCCAGTCTGGAACTGGGACGAAAGTCGCTTGCACAGGCTATTGATGAGGGCTTCCAGAACGGCGTTGTCATGTGCAGCTCCGACCTGCTGGCGCATGGGGTCATCATCGAAGCACAGACACGCAATCTGCGCATCCCCGAAGACATTGCAGTGATCGGCTTTGGGAACCAGAATTTTGCCGCTTTCACAGTACCAAGTTTGACATCGCTTCACGTTGACCGGGCTTATCTGGGCTCTCAGGCGGCGACAGCCTTAATGGCACGCATCGACAAAAAGCCGCTGCAAAAAAACTGCATCGATATCGGATTTGAAATTGTCGAACGGGATTCCGCCTGA
- a CDS encoding tripartite tricarboxylate transporter TctB family protein encodes MSLESLLSVSIDFDTSHTVFPTIVAIVLGILLVAILATRSRAILATVGSVPWWPAKIDHMRFFGTLAGTVLYFIAMPWVGDFYPNTGLGFYICSIPYLFAMSVLYLQQRDKRHLLIAGLNALIAPSVVWYLLSELFNISLP; translated from the coding sequence ATGTCACTGGAATCGCTTTTATCAGTGTCCATTGATTTCGATACATCGCACACGGTATTTCCAACCATCGTTGCCATTGTGCTCGGCATTTTACTGGTTGCGATACTGGCAACGCGCAGTCGCGCGATTTTGGCAACGGTTGGCTCTGTCCCCTGGTGGCCGGCCAAAATTGACCATATGCGTTTTTTCGGAACCCTCGCCGGTACCGTTCTTTATTTCATCGCCATGCCATGGGTGGGCGACTTTTATCCGAATACCGGCCTCGGGTTTTATATCTGTTCGATCCCCTACCTGTTTGCCATGAGCGTGCTTTACCTGCAGCAGCGCGATAAGCGGCATCTGCTGATCGCGGGCCTGAATGCCCTGATAGCACCAAGCGTTGTCTGGTACCTGCTGTCGGAACTTTTCAACATATCGCTTCCTTAA
- the fdhD gene encoding formate dehydrogenase accessory sulfurtransferase FdhD encodes MTSANRIIDGRDHDPARAVARGDGSVDAPMILQPEIPAALTFNGTSHAVMMVSPHDLEDFMIGFALSEGIADHAGQINLRDVRKTLQGYVIEADLDEDIQDRLEIRKRTLEGRSGCGLCGVQSLEAVAMDRIGKVAPSNMPQDIVLGAIDALPDQQTRNREGGGLLHASAFVDATGSIRIVREDIGRHNALDKVLGAVVRQGVDKAGGFILMTSRCSYEIVTKTVQCGVGGLVTLSGPTLTAVNLARQAGLTMICRERRGLFRRFA; translated from the coding sequence ATGACATCGGCAAATCGCATCATTGATGGCCGTGACCATGACCCGGCGCGTGCCGTAGCACGCGGCGATGGAAGTGTTGATGCACCGATGATCCTGCAGCCGGAAATCCCGGCGGCACTGACGTTCAATGGCACGTCCCACGCGGTAATGATGGTGTCGCCGCACGATCTTGAAGATTTCATGATCGGGTTTGCCCTGTCTGAAGGCATTGCCGATCATGCCGGGCAGATCAATTTGCGCGATGTGCGCAAAACCTTGCAGGGTTATGTGATCGAGGCTGATCTGGATGAGGATATTCAGGACCGGCTTGAAATCCGCAAGCGCACTCTTGAAGGGCGTTCTGGTTGCGGGCTTTGCGGGGTGCAGTCGCTTGAGGCGGTGGCGATGGACCGGATCGGTAAGGTGGCGCCTTCAAATATGCCACAAGACATCGTGCTTGGTGCGATTGACGCCCTTCCCGATCAGCAGACGCGCAACCGCGAAGGCGGCGGTCTTTTGCATGCCAGTGCCTTTGTCGATGCGACTGGCTCCATCCGCATTGTGCGCGAGGATATCGGGCGTCATAATGCGCTCGACAAGGTTCTTGGTGCGGTGGTGCGTCAGGGTGTTGATAAAGCCGGTGGTTTCATCCTTATGACCAGCCGCTGTTCATATGAAATCGTCACCAAAACCGTGCAATGCGGGGTGGGCGGACTTGTAACCCTTTCGGGGCCGACATTAACCGCGGTCAATCTGGCGCGACAGGCGGGATTGACAATGATCTGTCGCGAACGGCGCGGTTTGTTCCGGCGTTTTGCCTAA
- a CDS encoding formate dehydrogenase subunit delta — translation MAPDKLVYMANQIATFFTSKPHAEGVEGVAGHISDFWEPRMRKQLFDMIESGHGGFHPLVIEAAPLIRKVKQPA, via the coding sequence ATGGCACCTGACAAACTCGTCTATATGGCCAATCAGATCGCGACCTTTTTCACATCAAAACCCCACGCAGAAGGGGTCGAGGGGGTGGCCGGGCATATCAGCGATTTCTGGGAACCGCGCATGCGCAAGCAGCTTTTTGACATGATCGAAAGCGGCCATGGAGGTTTCCATCCGCTGGTGATCGAAGCCGCCCCATTGATCCGCAAGGTCAAACAACCGGCGTGA
- a CDS encoding tripartite tricarboxylate transporter permease, with translation MDFLSILTPFFFTLVASGTVIGIIFGAIPGMTATMAVAVCLPLTYSLGLENGLALLLGLYVGGISGGLVPAILLNIPGTPSSIATTFDGYPMTQKGDGESALRIAVISSFVGGIISLAALFFFAPALADFAIKFSYVEKFLIIFFALTVMAALSSNMLVGVFSGVLGIFLSLIGAYDISRGGNGELRLVPEFLEYYLEGGFSLLPVLIGIFGLSTILIEAESGMKDEKGLSSVKIGKGRRFDFSVFKGQFVNLIRSSGIGTFVGILPGVGGSAASILAYSQQKNFSKNPERFGKGEPSGVMASESANNGLTGGALVPLLSLGIPGDSTTAILIGAFTLQGIQVGPLFIGNNPVTWDAMIVAMLAANIVMLIVMIFAIRHIAKVVMIPKNILFPIILMMCVVGAYTINYGVMFDVWTLLIFGLFGYFAHKIGLEIAPFIIGFILGPSAEIYFVKSIESFGTLSIFFTKSWIAVLLWILIALSVWFSVAISRKKKRDLTASGN, from the coding sequence ATGGATTTTCTTTCCATTTTAACGCCGTTCTTCTTTACCCTGGTTGCATCCGGCACGGTGATCGGCATCATTTTTGGTGCGATCCCCGGGATGACGGCAACCATGGCGGTCGCGGTGTGTTTACCCCTGACCTATTCCCTTGGTCTGGAAAACGGTCTGGCCCTTTTGCTGGGTCTTTATGTTGGCGGCATTTCGGGCGGACTTGTTCCGGCTATTCTTTTGAATATCCCGGGAACGCCATCCTCAATCGCCACCACATTTGACGGCTACCCCATGACCCAAAAGGGCGACGGTGAAAGCGCCCTTCGGATCGCAGTCATTTCATCTTTTGTCGGCGGCATCATCAGTCTGGCGGCACTCTTCTTCTTTGCCCCCGCACTTGCCGACTTTGCGATCAAATTTTCATATGTTGAAAAATTCCTGATCATCTTCTTTGCGCTGACCGTTATGGCAGCACTTAGCAGCAACATGCTCGTTGGCGTTTTCAGTGGCGTGCTTGGTATCTTCCTTAGCCTGATCGGTGCCTACGATATTTCGCGCGGCGGCAACGGCGAATTGCGTCTGGTACCTGAATTTCTGGAATATTACCTTGAAGGTGGCTTCTCGCTGCTGCCGGTACTGATCGGCATCTTTGGCCTGTCGACCATCCTGATCGAAGCCGAAAGTGGCATGAAGGACGAAAAAGGTCTTTCATCGGTCAAGATCGGCAAAGGCAGACGTTTCGATTTTTCCGTATTCAAAGGTCAGTTCGTCAACCTGATACGATCTTCGGGGATTGGTACTTTTGTGGGAATTTTGCCCGGTGTCGGCGGCAGTGCCGCATCGATCCTGGCCTATAGCCAGCAAAAAAACTTTTCAAAAAATCCGGAACGCTTTGGCAAAGGCGAGCCTTCCGGCGTCATGGCATCGGAAAGTGCGAATAACGGCCTGACCGGCGGCGCGCTGGTACCGTTGCTTTCGCTTGGCATTCCCGGTGATTCGACAACCGCCATCCTGATCGGTGCCTTCACCTTGCAGGGCATTCAGGTCGGCCCCCTGTTTATCGGCAACAATCCGGTAACCTGGGATGCGATGATTGTTGCCATGCTTGCAGCAAACATCGTGATGCTGATTGTCATGATCTTTGCCATCCGGCACATCGCCAAGGTGGTGATGATCCCGAAAAACATCCTGTTTCCGATCATCTTGATGATGTGCGTTGTTGGCGCATACACCATCAATTACGGCGTGATGTTTGATGTCTGGACGTTGTTGATATTCGGTTTGTTTGGCTACTTTGCCCATAAAATCGGCTTGGAAATCGCCCCCTTCATCATCGGTTTTATCCTTGGTCCGTCGGCGGAAATCTATTTCGTCAAAAGCATTGAATCGTTTGGCACGCTCTCGATCTTCTTCACCAAAAGCTGGATCGCAGTTCTGTTGTGGATACTGATTGCACTTTCCGTCTGGTTCTCGGTTGCAATTTCTCGCAAAAAGAAACGGGACCTGACGGCATCTGGCAATTAA
- a CDS encoding formate dehydrogenase subunit gamma, with the protein MSATETTEEISVRVGTICDGLAGLEGPLLPILHEVQEEFGFIPEGALQTIAKKLNLSRAEVHGVASFYHDFREEKPGRHVIKICRAEACQSMGADDLSDHAKRKLKVDWSETTSDQNVTLEPVFCLGLCACAPAAMVDGKVIGRVSKDRLDRILSEVES; encoded by the coding sequence ATGTCTGCAACAGAGACGACCGAGGAAATATCCGTCCGGGTTGGTACCATTTGTGATGGTCTGGCCGGACTTGAAGGACCGCTTTTGCCGATTCTGCATGAAGTGCAGGAAGAATTTGGCTTTATTCCCGAAGGTGCCCTTCAGACCATTGCCAAGAAGCTCAATCTCAGCCGGGCGGAAGTCCACGGGGTTGCCAGTTTTTATCATGATTTCCGTGAAGAAAAGCCGGGCAGACACGTGATCAAGATCTGCCGCGCCGAGGCGTGCCAGTCGATGGGCGCGGATGATCTGAGCGATCATGCGAAGCGCAAACTGAAAGTCGACTGGTCGGAAACGACCAGCGACCAGAATGTGACGCTTGAACCGGTTTTCTGTCTTGGGCTTTGTGCCTGTGCGCCGGCCGCCATGGTGGATGGCAAGGTCATCGGACGGGTCAGCAAGGATCGCCTTGATCGCATCCTGAGCGAGGTGGAATCATGA
- a CDS encoding formate dehydrogenase beta subunit produces MTVKIYVPLDSGSVALGADEVATAIAATAAKRGEDVQIVRNGSFGMYWLEPMVEVETSRGRLAYGPVAVEDVDSLFDAGFLNGSDHKRYLGHTQDIPFLKAQTRLTFQRCGIIDPVSLDDYRANDGLKGLENALKMTSEDIVKAVTDSGLRGRGGAGFPTGIKWNTVRQAPGDQKYIVCNADEGDSGTFADRMIMEGEPFVLIEGMIIAGLATGATKGYVYTRSEYPDAIRIMNEAIEVARANKLLGPKVLGSDYAFDMEVRMGAGAYVCGEETSLLNSMEGKRGVVRAKPPLPALEGFMARPTVVNNVISLCSVPVILEKGAEYYRDFGMGRSRGTIPIQIAGNVKHGGLYETAFGLTLGEIVDQIGGGTASGRPVKAVQVGGPLGAYFPRELFDTPFDYEAFAKADGLIGHAGVVVFDDSVDMMKQARFAMEFCAIESCGKCTPCRIGSTRGTEVVDKIARGEDPEMQKELLADLCETMKFGSLCALGGFTPYPVMSALTHFPDDFRPHALDIAAE; encoded by the coding sequence ATGACAGTCAAGATTTACGTCCCGCTTGACTCAGGTTCCGTTGCCCTTGGTGCGGACGAAGTCGCAACTGCCATTGCCGCGACGGCGGCGAAACGCGGCGAAGATGTTCAGATCGTGCGTAACGGTTCGTTTGGCATGTACTGGCTGGAGCCGATGGTCGAGGTCGAAACATCGCGCGGTCGTCTGGCCTATGGCCCGGTCGCGGTCGAAGATGTCGATAGCCTGTTTGATGCCGGTTTCCTGAACGGTAGTGATCATAAACGTTACCTTGGCCATACGCAGGATATCCCGTTCCTGAAGGCGCAGACGCGCCTGACCTTCCAGCGGTGCGGGATTATCGATCCGGTGTCGCTTGACGATTACCGTGCCAATGACGGGCTCAAGGGGCTTGAAAATGCCCTTAAGATGACGTCCGAGGATATCGTCAAGGCAGTGACGGATTCAGGTCTTCGCGGGCGCGGTGGTGCCGGTTTCCCGACGGGTATAAAATGGAATACGGTCCGGCAGGCGCCGGGTGATCAGAAATACATCGTCTGTAACGCCGACGAAGGCGACAGTGGTACATTTGCCGACCGCATGATCATGGAGGGCGAGCCATTCGTCCTGATCGAAGGCATGATCATTGCCGGTCTGGCGACCGGGGCGACCAAGGGATATGTCTATACAAGGTCGGAATATCCTGATGCGATCCGCATCATGAACGAAGCAATAGAAGTCGCACGGGCAAACAAGCTGCTGGGGCCTAAGGTTCTGGGATCGGATTACGCGTTCGACATGGAAGTCCGCATGGGGGCGGGTGCCTATGTCTGTGGCGAGGAAACCTCGCTGTTGAACAGCATGGAAGGCAAACGGGGGGTTGTTCGCGCCAAGCCGCCGCTTCCAGCACTTGAGGGCTTCATGGCACGGCCGACGGTTGTTAACAACGTTATCTCGTTGTGTTCGGTGCCGGTAATCCTTGAAAAGGGTGCGGAATATTACCGCGATTTCGGCATGGGCCGTTCGCGCGGGACCATCCCGATCCAGATCGCTGGCAATGTCAAACATGGCGGCCTTTATGAAACGGCCTTTGGCCTGACACTGGGTGAAATCGTTGATCAGATCGGTGGGGGTACTGCAAGTGGTCGCCCGGTCAAGGCGGTTCAGGTTGGTGGCCCGCTGGGCGCATATTTCCCGCGCGAATTGTTTGACACGCCGTTTGATTACGAGGCATTCGCCAAGGCAGACGGTTTGATCGGTCATGCCGGTGTCGTCGTGTTTGACGACAGTGTCGACATGATGAAACAGGCCCGCTTTGCCATGGAATTCTGTGCGATTGAATCCTGTGGCAAATGCACGCCATGCCGCATTGGATCAACACGCGGCACCGAAGTTGTGGATAAAATCGCGCGCGGCGAAGATCCCGAAATGCAAAAGGAACTTCTGGCCGATCTGTGTGAAACGATGAAGTTCGGGTCGCTATGTGCGCTGGGCGGGTTTACGCCCTATCCGGTGATGAGCGCGCTGACCCATTTCCCTGATGATTTCAGGCCCCATGCGCTTGACATAGCCGCGGAGTGA
- a CDS encoding LysR family transcriptional regulator, producing the protein MIDKLEMFIVLAREQHFGHAAEECGVTQPTLSSALRQLEDHLGVVLVRRGSRYQGLTPEGERVLEWARHIVGSSRSMRDEMRAMRFGLTGQVQIAVIPTALSMVHELTTPFREKHPDVTFAVLSRTSTEIQALLDNLQIDVGITYLDNEPLGRVTSIPLYYERYHLVTSNFDDIGDRESITWREAAEFPLCLLTPDMQNRRIINQHLNEAGARISPTLESDSMIALFTHVHTGNWASIMPVKMVKEFSMRDRVKSIPIVDPDASHLVGMIAAKREPATPVVSALLKEAKNISELEPA; encoded by the coding sequence ATGATCGACAAACTCGAAATGTTTATCGTGCTTGCCAGAGAGCAGCATTTTGGTCACGCCGCCGAGGAATGCGGTGTGACGCAGCCGACCCTTTCCAGTGCCCTTCGCCAGCTTGAAGACCATCTTGGTGTGGTTCTGGTGCGTCGTGGTTCGCGCTATCAGGGGCTGACGCCAGAAGGCGAGCGGGTTCTGGAATGGGCGCGCCATATTGTCGGAAGTTCGCGTTCGATGCGTGATGAAATGCGCGCGATGCGGTTCGGTCTGACCGGGCAGGTGCAGATTGCGGTTATTCCGACAGCACTTTCGATGGTGCATGAATTGACCACGCCGTTTCGCGAAAAGCATCCGGATGTGACCTTTGCGGTACTGTCGCGGACTTCGACAGAAATTCAGGCGCTGCTTGATAATCTTCAAATCGATGTCGGGATTACCTATCTGGATAATGAGCCGCTTGGCCGTGTGACATCGATCCCGCTTTATTATGAGCGCTATCATCTTGTGACATCGAATTTCGATGATATCGGTGACCGCGAAAGCATCACGTGGCGTGAGGCGGCAGAATTTCCGTTATGTTTGCTGACACCCGATATGCAGAACCGGCGGATTATCAATCAGCATCTGAACGAGGCGGGCGCGCGTATCAGCCCGACGCTGGAAAGTGATTCGATGATTGCGCTTTTTACCCATGTGCATACCGGTAACTGGGCCAGCATCATGCCGGTCAAGATGGTCAAGGAATTCAGTATGCGCGACCGGGTCAAATCGATCCCGATTGTTGATCCTGATGCGTCTCATCTGGTGGGTATGATCGCGGCAAAGCGCGAACCGGCAACACCGGTTGTGTCGGCGTTGCTGAAAGAGGCAAAGAATATTTCTGAACTGGAGCCCGCCTGA
- the fdhF gene encoding formate dehydrogenase subunit alpha, with translation MSLIQEVDYGTPAAKSEKTVTINVDGFDVTVPEGTSIMRASMEAGIQVPKLCATDMVDAFGSCRLCLVEIEGRNGTPSSCTTPVADGMVVHTQTERLKKIRKGVMELYISDHPLDCLTCAANGDCELQDMAGAVGLRDVRYGYDGGNHVKTRQNGEENPRYMAKDESNPYFTYDPSKCIVCSRCVRACEEVQGTFALTIEGRGFESRVSPGMHENFLDSECVSCGACVQACPTATLQEKSVIEIGQPEHSVVTTCAYCGVGCSFKAEMRGDELVRMVPYKDGKANRGHSCVKGRFAYGYASHKDRILNPMIRENTSDPWREVSWEEALRYTADKFRSIQAKYGKAAIGGITSSRCTNEETFLVQKLIRAGFGNNNVDTCARVCHSPTGYGLKTTFGTSAGTQDFDSVEHTDVVILIGANPTDGHPVFASRLKKRLRQGAELIVIDPRRIDLVQSPHIKAAAHLALRPGTNVAVLTSLAHVIVTEGLFDEAFIRERCDWDEFQDWAAFVSDPQNSPEEVERLSGVPAETVRKAARIFARGGNGAIYYGLGVTEHSQGSTTVMAIANLAMATGNIGRPGVGVNPLRGQNNVQGSCDMGSFPHELPGYRHISDDATRDVFEKIWGVKLDDEPGLRIPNMLDAAVEGTFKGIYIQGEDILQSDPDTKHVAAGLAAMECVVVHDLFLNETANHAHVFLPGSTFLEKDGTFTNAERRINRVRKVMSPKNGFADWEVTQNLARAMGLDWNYNHPSQIMDEIARTTPSFAGVNYGLLEREGSIQWPCNEKAPLGTPVMHIDGFVRGKGKFVVTEYVATDERTGPRFPLLLTTGRILSQYNVGAQTRRTQNTAWHKEDLLEIHPHDAEQRGIREGDWIRLASRSGETSLRATITDRVAPGVVYTTFHHPGTQANVITTDYTDWATNCPEYKVTAVQVTPSNGPTEWQVEYDKQAEQSRRILPRVDAAE, from the coding sequence ATGTCCTTGATACAAGAAGTCGACTACGGAACCCCCGCCGCGAAATCCGAAAAGACCGTGACAATTAATGTCGACGGATTTGATGTGACCGTGCCCGAAGGCACGTCGATCATGCGGGCCTCAATGGAGGCGGGCATTCAGGTGCCGAAACTATGCGCGACCGACATGGTCGATGCGTTCGGTTCATGCCGCCTGTGTCTGGTGGAAATCGAAGGCCGCAATGGCACCCCGTCATCCTGCACGACCCCGGTCGCGGATGGCATGGTGGTTCATACCCAGACCGAAAGATTGAAGAAAATCCGCAAAGGCGTGATGGAACTTTATATTTCCGATCACCCGCTGGATTGCCTGACCTGCGCGGCGAATGGTGACTGCGAATTGCAGGATATGGCCGGTGCGGTTGGCCTGCGCGATGTGCGTTATGGCTATGATGGGGGCAACCACGTCAAGACCCGCCAGAATGGCGAGGAAAACCCGCGCTATATGGCCAAGGACGAGAGCAACCCGTATTTCACCTATGACCCGTCGAAATGTATCGTCTGTTCGCGGTGTGTGCGGGCGTGCGAGGAAGTGCAGGGGACTTTTGCCCTGACCATTGAGGGGCGCGGGTTTGAAAGCCGGGTGTCGCCGGGCATGCATGAAAACTTCCTGGATTCAGAATGCGTGTCGTGTGGTGCCTGTGTTCAGGCCTGCCCGACGGCAACGCTTCAGGAAAAATCGGTGATCGAAATCGGTCAGCCGGAACATTCGGTCGTTACCACCTGTGCCTATTGCGGGGTCGGCTGTTCGTTCAAGGCGGAAATGCGCGGCGATGAGTTGGTGCGCATGGTGCCTTACAAGGATGGCAAAGCCAACCGCGGGCATTCGTGCGTTAAGGGGCGGTTTGCCTATGGCTATGCCAGCCATAAGGACCGTATCCTGAACCCGATGATCCGCGAAAACACGTCTGATCCGTGGCGCGAAGTCAGTTGGGAAGAAGCCCTTAGATACACGGCGGACAAGTTCCGTTCGATTCAGGCAAAATACGGCAAGGCCGCGATTGGCGGGATTACGTCATCGCGTTGCACGAACGAGGAAACCTTCCTTGTGCAGAAGCTGATCCGGGCCGGGTTTGGCAATAACAACGTTGATACGTGCGCGCGTGTCTGTCATTCGCCGACCGGTTATGGCCTTAAAACCACATTCGGGACATCGGCCGGGACGCAGGATTTTGACAGTGTCGAACATACCGATGTGGTGATCCTGATCGGGGCCAACCCGACGGACGGGCATCCTGTTTTTGCATCGCGCCTTAAAAAGCGGTTGCGTCAGGGGGCGGAGCTGATCGTGATTGATCCGCGTCGCATTGATCTGGTGCAGTCACCGCATATCAAGGCCGCCGCCCATCTGGCATTGCGTCCGGGTACCAATGTTGCGGTTCTGACGTCGCTTGCGCATGTGATTGTGACCGAAGGCCTGTTTGACGAGGCATTCATTCGCGAACGCTGCGACTGGGATGAATTCCAGGATTGGGCGGCGTTTGTGTCCGATCCGCAAAACAGCCCGGAAGAGGTCGAACGCCTGTCGGGGGTCCCTGCGGAAACCGTGCGCAAGGCGGCGCGTATTTTTGCGCGCGGTGGCAATGGCGCGATCTATTACGGGCTTGGCGTGACCGAACACAGCCAGGGATCAACCACGGTAATGGCGATTGCCAACCTTGCGATGGCGACGGGTAATATCGGGCGTCCGGGTGTGGGTGTGAACCCGCTTCGTGGGCAGAACAACGTGCAGGGTTCGTGTGATATGGGATCGTTCCCGCATGAATTACCGGGTTATCGCCATATTAGCGATGATGCGACGCGCGACGTGTTTGAAAAAATCTGGGGTGTCAAACTCGATGACGAACCGGGGCTTCGCATTCCCAACATGCTTGATGCCGCCGTCGAAGGCACTTTCAAGGGCATCTATATTCAGGGTGAAGACATCCTGCAATCGGACCCGGATACCAAGCATGTCGCCGCCGGTCTTGCGGCGATGGAATGCGTTGTGGTTCATGACCTGTTTTTGAACGAAACGGCAAATCATGCGCATGTGTTCCTGCCCGGTTCGACCTTCCTTGAGAAGGACGGGACATTTACCAATGCGGAACGTCGTATCAACCGTGTTCGCAAGGTGATGAGCCCGAAAAACGGCTTTGCCGATTGGGAAGTGACCCAGAATCTGGCGCGTGCGATGGGGCTTGATTGGAACTATAACCATCCATCACAGATCATGGATGAAATTGCCCGTACCACGCCAAGCTTTGCCGGGGTCAATTATGGTCTTCTGGAGCGCGAAGGATCGATCCAGTGGCCATGCAATGAAAAGGCGCCGCTGGGGACGCCGGTGATGCATATCGACGGCTTTGTGCGCGGCAAGGGCAAGTTTGTTGTGACCGAATATGTTGCAACCGACGAGCGTACCGGACCGCGCTTCCCGCTGTTGCTGACGACGGGGCGCATCCTTAGCCAATATAACGTTGGGGCACAGACCCGTCGTACGCAAAACACTGCATGGCACAAGGAAGACCTGCTTGAAATCCATCCCCATGATGCCGAACAGCGTGGCATTCGCGAAGGGGACTGGATCCGTCTGGCGTCGCGGTCGGGTGAAACGTCGTTGCGAGCAACGATTACCGACCGGGTTGCACCGGGGGTGGTTTACACGACCTTCCACCATCCGGGCACACAGGCCAACGTGATCACCACCGATTATACCGACTGGGCGACCAACTGCCCGGAATACAAGGTTACCGCGGTTCAGGTCACGCCGAGTAACGGGCCGACCGAATGGCAGGTGGAATATGACAAGCAGGCTGAACAGTCACGCCGGATCCTTCCACGTGTTGATGCGGCCGAATAG